Proteins encoded within one genomic window of Cryomorphaceae bacterium 1068:
- a CDS encoding RagB/SusD family nutrient uptake outer membrane protein: protein MTYSINKRKPSIVAIFALFMVLASCEDLLEQTPPEDGNDVLPENAIETPEDVREVLISAYDVMGNTYNGNAQNLFTLLSDNLERPFQQDDYTSVWLRNTSIFNGNVGDIFTDLYRGPLRANTVIENVDLVDYTNSSINPDKLIAEARFIRAMCHFDIVRGWAHPYDWTADNSHPGVAIRLQSQIQNLPRASVADVYAQVLSDLSFAKANLDDVPSVYATRWAALALEAEVRFQMHEYDLAYELANEVVSQSPYDLDSDVNRYQYPQVSPEAIFYIFSGTRPSDGTVDSRNGGLRGNYYSGPDQVTTLNFSEDYYNAQKVNGDIGPRPLLYQSVDQEESVFYVTDMFEAEFFHIPLLTITQMKLIRAESAAELGTNLSQAIQDVNDIRERAYGSNVYDLIASATPEDIIEAARLERWLEFPTTGQRYHDLKRIGSQGEEVIVRGVPYDCNGMILQFPSTERTDLFSLNPGGGCN, encoded by the coding sequence ATGACCTATTCTATAAATAAGAGAAAACCTTCGATCGTAGCCATTTTCGCTCTGTTCATGGTTCTGGCTTCTTGTGAAGATTTGCTAGAGCAGACACCCCCTGAAGACGGTAATGACGTACTACCCGAAAATGCCATTGAAACTCCCGAAGATGTGCGTGAAGTATTGATTTCAGCTTACGATGTGATGGGAAATACATACAATGGAAATGCACAGAATCTATTTACTCTATTGAGCGATAATCTTGAACGACCATTTCAGCAGGATGATTACACTTCAGTATGGTTGCGCAATACGAGTATTTTTAACGGAAACGTCGGCGACATTTTCACAGATCTTTATCGCGGCCCATTGAGAGCAAACACAGTGATCGAGAATGTAGATTTAGTTGACTATACAAATTCTAGTATTAATCCCGATAAGTTAATAGCCGAAGCGAGATTTATTAGAGCAATGTGTCACTTTGATATTGTAAGAGGCTGGGCTCATCCTTATGATTGGACTGCTGATAATTCTCATCCGGGTGTTGCTATCAGACTACAATCTCAAATTCAAAACCTACCCAGAGCGTCTGTGGCAGATGTTTATGCTCAGGTCCTCTCGGACCTCAGTTTTGCTAAAGCCAATCTGGATGATGTTCCATCGGTGTATGCCACCAGATGGGCGGCCCTGGCATTGGAGGCAGAAGTGAGATTTCAAATGCATGAATACGATCTCGCCTATGAGTTGGCAAACGAAGTTGTCAGTCAGTCTCCTTATGATCTAGACAGCGATGTTAATCGATATCAGTACCCACAGGTTTCACCTGAGGCTATATTTTACATTTTCTCGGGAACCAGACCTTCTGATGGAACGGTTGATTCTAGAAACGGAGGCTTGAGAGGGAACTACTATTCAGGTCCTGACCAAGTGACTACACTCAACTTTAGCGAGGATTATTACAACGCTCAAAAGGTGAATGGAGATATCGGTCCGCGGCCGTTGCTGTACCAATCAGTTGATCAAGAAGAGAGTGTGTTCTATGTAACGGATATGTTTGAAGCAGAATTCTTCCATATTCCGCTTTTAACCATTACTCAAATGAAATTGATCAGAGCTGAATCAGCCGCTGAATTGGGAACAAACCTTTCGCAAGCCATTCAAGATGTGAATGACATTCGCGAAAGAGCCTACGGAAGCAATGTATACGATCTTATCGCATCTGCTACTCCCGAGGATATAATCGAAGCAGCCCGACTGGAAAGATGGTTGGAATTTCCTACGACTGGTCAGAGATATCACGATTTAAAGAGAATCGGCTCTCAAGGTGAAGAGGTTATTGTAAGAGGAGTTCCATATGACTGTAATGGAATGATCCTTCAGTTCCCTTCTACTGAACGAACAGATTTATTTTCGCTAAACCCGGGAGGGGGCTGTAATTAA
- a CDS encoding ABC transporter substrate-binding protein → MIKYLPFICLFLFSCTATENEQKKVVNDNTTALQVKFASGFTINATDDGYDITVRNPQDTTDILGTYSLTKSDTSGISIPIETAVLNSTTFGAFFDHLDALTTVKGMTYTDRVKNRRILDLIESERIVEMISGDGLDFERLLELNPDVVFAYSFGEADFSRYEELGIPIVLLMDYKESHPLGRAEWIKVVGCLIGKYDEAAEIFNEVEKEYLKVKSQAMYHSTIPSAFTGSRYGDFWYAPGRDSYIAKFIRDAGAQYTFDHIEGQESAELDFEQALVTISEADYWGLVVSSEDPFTSADILEMSPLYENLKAFEDGNIFICNTAEKDYFGDAIMEPHLILSDLYHIFHPNVESDSTFHYFEPIH, encoded by the coding sequence ATGATTAAATATCTTCCCTTTATCTGTCTTTTTCTTTTCAGTTGCACAGCTACTGAAAACGAGCAAAAGAAAGTAGTCAACGATAACACCACTGCACTTCAAGTTAAGTTTGCCTCGGGGTTTACGATAAATGCGACAGACGATGGGTACGACATAACAGTTCGAAATCCACAAGACACGACCGATATTCTGGGAACCTATTCGCTGACTAAATCAGACACAAGTGGAATTTCCATTCCCATCGAAACAGCTGTTCTGAACAGCACCACCTTCGGTGCTTTTTTCGATCACCTTGATGCTCTGACCACCGTGAAGGGAATGACTTATACGGACCGTGTCAAGAACCGGCGCATTCTCGACTTGATTGAATCAGAAAGAATTGTTGAAATGATCTCGGGTGACGGTCTCGACTTTGAACGATTATTGGAACTAAACCCCGATGTAGTTTTTGCCTACAGCTTTGGCGAAGCCGACTTTTCCCGATACGAAGAGCTGGGAATTCCCATAGTTCTGCTCATGGATTACAAAGAGTCACATCCCCTTGGTAGAGCCGAGTGGATCAAAGTGGTAGGATGCCTTATCGGCAAATATGATGAAGCGGCTGAAATTTTTAATGAAGTGGAAAAGGAGTACTTGAAAGTAAAAAGTCAAGCAATGTATCATTCCACGATACCTTCGGCATTTACGGGCAGCCGCTACGGAGATTTTTGGTACGCCCCCGGCCGCGATAGCTACATTGCCAAGTTCATCAGAGACGCGGGAGCGCAATACACTTTCGATCATATCGAAGGTCAAGAAAGTGCCGAATTGGATTTTGAACAGGCATTGGTCACCATCTCTGAAGCCGACTATTGGGGTTTGGTCGTATCGTCGGAGGACCCGTTTACCTCAGCAGATATTCTGGAAATGAGTCCGCTCTATGAGAATCTGAAAGCTTTCGAAGACGGTAATATTTTTATCTGTAATACGGCTGAAAAAGACTATTTCGGTGATGCCATCATGGAGCCTCATCTGATTCTATCAGACCTTTACCACATCTTCCACCCGAATGTCGAATCCGACTCGACCTTCCATTATTTCGAACCGATCCACTAA
- a CDS encoding GSCFA domain-containing protein, whose amino-acid sequence MNLFTQVPFPDAKKMIDYQSRLVFIGSCFTEEIGRWLSDLKFTSHINPYGITYNPISMANQIKDSLEGRDLKRKDIQEKDGSFFHPDFHSSMNRSSIDDFQKNARESGEVLRKELKSADFLFLTFGTSIAFEWKKSNQVVNNCHRLPSGDFKKVMLSEKRMTEELVTAIEQIKAVNPKVGIVLTVSPIRHLRHGAVQNQRSKARLLKLCESLEAQFNSCTYLPIYELVMDELRDYRYYRQDDLIHLNEGGLEVIKDRFMTSMIDSASFPTIRKVEKWQRSITHRIQNEESEGAKKFKQQLIELTEGLNKELRGRFSEELTRLKSS is encoded by the coding sequence ATGAATTTGTTCACTCAGGTACCATTTCCCGATGCGAAGAAAATGATCGATTACCAATCACGATTGGTTTTTATCGGGAGTTGTTTTACCGAGGAAATCGGAAGGTGGTTAAGTGATTTAAAGTTCACGAGTCATATCAACCCCTATGGAATCACTTACAATCCCATCAGTATGGCCAATCAAATCAAGGACTCACTAGAGGGGAGAGATTTAAAGCGAAAGGATATTCAGGAAAAAGACGGGTCTTTTTTTCACCCCGATTTTCACAGTTCGATGAATCGATCGTCCATTGATGATTTTCAAAAGAATGCGAGAGAGAGCGGAGAGGTTTTGCGAAAGGAGTTGAAATCTGCTGATTTTCTCTTTCTCACCTTTGGCACCTCCATTGCCTTTGAATGGAAAAAGTCAAATCAGGTAGTCAATAACTGCCACCGGTTGCCTTCGGGTGATTTCAAGAAAGTGATGCTTTCTGAAAAAAGGATGACTGAAGAATTGGTCACTGCGATTGAGCAAATCAAGGCAGTCAATCCAAAAGTTGGAATTGTTCTAACCGTCTCCCCTATTCGTCATTTGCGACATGGAGCCGTGCAAAACCAGCGTTCGAAGGCGCGGCTATTGAAATTATGCGAAAGCCTAGAAGCTCAATTCAATAGTTGCACCTATCTTCCCATCTACGAGTTGGTCATGGACGAATTGAGAGACTACCGCTATTACCGTCAGGATGATTTGATTCACCTTAATGAAGGAGGTTTGGAGGTGATCAAAGATCGTTTTATGACGAGTATGATTGATTCGGCGAGTTTCCCAACGATTCGTAAAGTCGAGAAATGGCAGAGGTCGATAACTCACCGCATTCAAAATGAGGAAAGCGAAGGGGCTAAGAAGTTTAAGCAGCAGCTGATTGAGTTGACCGAAGGGTTGAATAAGGAATTGCGCGGACGTTTTAGTGAGGAACTGACTCGACTTAAATCATCGTAA
- a CDS encoding iron ABC transporter permease, with product MSKAVKWIFCFLILIVLVPASLLLGSVDIPFSAFFGGGDELQNIIIRESRIPRTFAALAGGAGLALGGLFMQTLFRNPLAGPSVLGLSSGSSLAVGILTLGGGILATSQLAVVSAAAIGSIAVLFVILAVAHRFANIASVLIVGLMLGFFTSAMVSLLQAYADETSLKTFVFWGFGSFSNIAFNQLPILLIPLLLIFFISPFFIKPLNHLLPGELHAKTMGVNVKKLQLTLVIATGLMVGIITAFCGPIAFIGLAAPHLARMLFSTPNHRTVLPATLILGGGLAVLCDLIARLPFSEYAVPLNTVCAFMGAPVVIYLVFKGRKSRILT from the coding sequence ATGTCCAAAGCGGTCAAGTGGATATTCTGCTTCCTGATTCTAATCGTGCTGGTGCCCGCATCCCTTTTATTGGGGTCGGTCGACATTCCCTTTTCAGCATTTTTTGGAGGTGGAGATGAACTCCAGAATATCATCATTCGCGAGTCGCGCATACCACGCACATTCGCCGCGCTTGCAGGTGGCGCAGGATTGGCTTTGGGCGGACTTTTTATGCAAACTCTTTTTCGAAATCCTCTGGCGGGTCCTTCAGTTTTGGGTCTTTCTAGCGGTTCTTCCCTCGCCGTTGGGATTCTCACCCTTGGTGGCGGTATCTTAGCCACATCGCAATTGGCTGTGGTATCTGCCGCAGCGATCGGCTCCATAGCCGTGCTTTTCGTCATTCTGGCCGTCGCCCATCGATTTGCCAACATTGCATCAGTGCTCATCGTTGGCCTCATGCTCGGTTTTTTTACTTCGGCAATGGTCAGTCTGCTCCAAGCTTATGCCGATGAAACTTCTTTAAAAACATTCGTCTTCTGGGGTTTCGGTAGTTTCTCCAACATCGCCTTTAACCAACTCCCGATTTTATTGATCCCGCTCCTACTCATTTTTTTCATCTCTCCTTTTTTTATCAAACCGCTCAATCACCTTCTGCCCGGAGAGCTCCACGCCAAGACCATGGGAGTGAACGTCAAAAAACTCCAACTCACGTTGGTTATTGCAACGGGACTTATGGTGGGAATAATCACCGCTTTTTGCGGCCCTATCGCCTTTATCGGACTGGCTGCTCCCCATTTGGCGCGAATGCTATTCTCTACGCCCAATCACCGCACTGTGCTTCCTGCTACGCTCATTTTAGGGGGTGGTTTGGCCGTTCTCTGTGATCTCATTGCAAGATTGCCCTTCAGTGAGTACGCCGTTCCTCTAAACACTGTTTGTGCCTTTATGGGTGCACCTGTGGTAATCTACCTCGTCTTTAAAGGACGAAAAAGCCGCATACTGACATGA
- a CDS encoding ABC transporter ATP-binding protein, giving the protein MIQTEKISVGYGAKILVKELDLLLPKGSVTAFIGSNGSGKSSLMRVLNGLQEPLSGKVSWDGRNLSDFDRKEKAKVAASLYSNFARVEGFTVAELVALGRSNFTGFFGKLSAQDHDKIDEVIETVGITSLKEKELTTLSDGEFRKAMLAKLLAQDTDILFLDEPTTHLDLPAALDFVQVLKNLAIQGKTIVMSTHHLALAFKMADHILLFDGNGKAAFGNAERMMNHELLCGFLKTDKIRVENGNLLFDI; this is encoded by the coding sequence ATGATCCAAACGGAAAAAATATCGGTAGGCTACGGTGCTAAAATTCTGGTAAAAGAACTCGATCTGCTTTTACCAAAAGGCTCGGTAACAGCATTCATTGGCTCAAACGGTAGCGGAAAGTCCAGTTTAATGCGCGTCTTGAATGGCCTTCAAGAACCCTTATCTGGAAAAGTATCTTGGGATGGAAGGAATCTTTCTGACTTTGATCGGAAAGAAAAAGCGAAAGTCGCTGCTTCGCTTTACAGCAATTTCGCCAGAGTGGAAGGCTTTACCGTAGCAGAACTGGTCGCCCTTGGCCGAAGCAACTTCACCGGATTTTTCGGGAAATTGAGCGCTCAGGATCATGACAAAATTGATGAGGTTATCGAAACAGTTGGCATCACTTCCTTAAAAGAAAAGGAACTCACCACGCTCAGCGATGGCGAATTTCGCAAAGCCATGCTCGCAAAACTCTTGGCACAGGATACTGATATTCTTTTTCTCGACGAACCTACAACCCACCTTGACTTACCCGCAGCTTTGGATTTTGTCCAAGTATTAAAAAACCTTGCCATCCAAGGAAAGACCATTGTAATGTCTACCCACCATTTGGCCTTGGCCTTCAAGATGGCGGATCATATTTTGCTTTTTGATGGAAATGGAAAAGCCGCTTTTGGCAATGCCGAACGGATGATGAACCATGAATTGCTCTGCGGATTCCTGAAAACGGATAAAATCAGAGTAGAAAACGGCAACCTTCTCTTTGACATATGA
- a CDS encoding DUF5004 domain-containing protein: protein MKSKARYLYLILFFAVAIVGCKEDDPEIGEPFGKTDGLVATGWVVSQVFLVDEGNPAKPERDISEYYTSGTDLLEIKFEADGTFESFSGDGVNFFPDAGTWSFNDPLTPSSITLVSDDQTINSPLGGPTRIVDSELKMNVQRFCNIDGEEKAVLGYRLVFVRKS, encoded by the coding sequence ATGAAAAGTAAAGCACGTTATTTATATCTCATCCTTTTCTTCGCAGTAGCTATTGTGGGATGTAAAGAGGATGACCCCGAAATTGGAGAGCCATTTGGCAAAACAGATGGTTTGGTAGCTACAGGCTGGGTAGTGAGTCAAGTGTTTTTGGTCGATGAAGGAAATCCGGCTAAACCTGAAAGAGATATTTCAGAGTATTACACGTCAGGTACAGATCTACTCGAAATCAAGTTTGAAGCTGATGGCACTTTTGAAAGCTTTTCGGGTGACGGAGTTAATTTTTTCCCTGATGCAGGTACCTGGTCTTTTAATGATCCATTGACTCCATCGAGCATTACACTGGTTTCTGACGATCAAACGATCAATTCACCTTTGGGAGGTCCAACTCGAATAGTGGACTCAGAACTTAAAATGAATGTTCAAAGATTTTGTAACATCGACGGTGAAGAAAAAGCCGTTCTCGGTTATAGACTGGTATTTGTAAGAAAGTCATAA
- a CDS encoding FtsX-like permease family protein, with translation MNLVKISLKNITSKPYPAILTLIMLTMGVALASLLVLVGGALDEGFKKNIRGVDMVVGAKGSPLQLILSAVYQIDNPTGNIPLAEAEQLAKNRLVESTIQLSYGDSYKGRRIIGTSHDYIQLYDAEILDGQLYQAPFEAVVGSIVATENSLKVGDNFYSAHGADEGAETHEDHPFTVKGILKPSGSVLDKLILTEPESIWEVHAHEGDSAEKEITAMLVKFKNKMGMISLPRMVNDKTSMQAALPSIEVNRLFELFAIGISTLRIVALSVLFLGAVSIFVSMVNSLKDRVFELALIRSMGATRAQVFLMIMIEALLLSLVGIVLGLLVSHTGILALNDYAGDQFGITISFLNVSPSEWIIVGITLLLSLLAALLPALRTVKIDVSKVLSSDVK, from the coding sequence ATGAATTTGGTCAAAATAAGCTTGAAGAATATTACGAGCAAGCCCTACCCGGCCATCCTCACCCTCATCATGCTCACCATGGGTGTGGCTCTCGCTTCTTTGCTCGTGCTGGTCGGAGGAGCCTTAGATGAGGGCTTCAAAAAGAATATCCGCGGCGTGGATATGGTAGTGGGAGCAAAGGGCAGCCCCCTCCAACTCATCCTCTCAGCAGTTTACCAAATAGATAATCCCACGGGCAATATCCCATTGGCGGAAGCTGAGCAACTCGCAAAGAATCGACTCGTCGAATCTACCATTCAGCTCTCCTATGGCGATAGCTACAAGGGCAGAAGAATTATCGGTACGTCTCATGACTACATCCAGCTCTACGATGCTGAAATCCTTGATGGTCAACTCTATCAAGCTCCCTTTGAAGCGGTGGTTGGCTCCATCGTAGCTACCGAGAATAGCTTGAAAGTGGGCGATAACTTCTACAGTGCTCACGGCGCCGATGAGGGAGCCGAAACCCACGAAGATCACCCTTTTACCGTCAAGGGAATACTCAAACCTTCGGGTTCTGTCTTGGACAAATTGATCCTAACCGAACCGGAGAGTATCTGGGAGGTTCATGCTCATGAGGGAGACTCAGCCGAAAAGGAAATTACCGCCATGCTGGTGAAGTTCAAAAATAAAATGGGCATGATTAGCCTCCCGCGAATGGTGAACGACAAAACCTCCATGCAAGCGGCTCTTCCATCCATAGAAGTGAACAGACTCTTCGAATTATTTGCCATTGGAATTTCGACTTTACGCATCGTAGCGCTATCGGTGCTCTTCCTCGGTGCCGTAAGTATCTTCGTATCTATGGTTAATTCACTGAAAGACCGTGTATTTGAATTGGCCCTTATTCGCTCCATGGGAGCTACACGTGCTCAGGTTTTCCTCATGATCATGATCGAGGCTCTCCTGCTCAGCCTCGTCGGAATCGTTCTTGGCCTCCTCGTTTCGCATACGGGAATTCTTGCTTTGAATGACTATGCAGGAGATCAATTTGGAATCACTATCTCCTTCCTAAACGTTTCTCCGAGCGAGTGGATTATCGTTGGAATTACCCTATTGCTATCGCTTTTGGCAGCATTATTGCCCGCCTTGAGAACAGTTAAAATTGATGTTTCTAAAGTACTTTCATCCGATGTCAAATAA
- a CDS encoding DUF3299 domain-containing protein, with amino-acid sequence MSNKTLLIIIALFSMLSLKAQTETSWTNLMDITFKDVYLESDDMYVYYPLFKEKQKSLDGQEIAITGYIIPVDVELNQYVLSAFPFSACFFCGNAGPESVMAVYFAQPDQTFKTDQRITLTGTLELNDTNVDELVYVLRNAKAKD; translated from the coding sequence ATGTCAAATAAGACTCTGCTCATTATTATTGCCCTCTTCTCCATGCTTTCGCTGAAAGCACAAACGGAAACCTCATGGACCAATTTAATGGACATCACCTTCAAAGATGTCTACCTGGAGTCTGATGATATGTACGTGTATTATCCCCTCTTTAAGGAAAAGCAAAAGTCCCTCGATGGACAAGAAATCGCAATCACAGGCTACATCATCCCTGTCGATGTTGAATTGAACCAATACGTATTATCCGCTTTTCCCTTCAGCGCTTGCTTCTTTTGCGGAAACGCAGGGCCCGAATCAGTCATGGCGGTTTACTTTGCTCAGCCCGATCAAACCTTTAAAACCGATCAGAGAATTACTCTGACAGGGACTCTCGAATTGAACGATACCAATGTCGATGAATTGGTTTACGTCCTGCGGAATGCAAAGGCAAAAGACTAG
- a CDS encoding ATP-binding cassette domain-containing protein: MDEKSIVLRTSQLSHRYASDEKINFPDILCREGQHLLISGKSGVGKTTLLHLLGGLTSIQSGEIWIQDEEMSAMTKSQRDAFRGKHIGFIFQQASFIQSLNVLENVMAAQYFGAKKVNTSFAMDLLTELGIDKYAKKKTNELSGGERQRLAIARAMSTSPDIVLADEPTSSLDDVNAMKVLDLLVNEAEKNGATLVIVTHDNRLKPKFENQVEL; encoded by the coding sequence ATGGACGAAAAAAGCATTGTCTTAAGAACCTCACAGCTTTCACATCGCTATGCTTCCGATGAAAAAATCAACTTTCCCGATATTCTTTGTCGTGAAGGCCAACACCTTTTGATATCAGGAAAATCGGGTGTGGGGAAAACCACCTTGCTCCATCTCCTAGGTGGTCTCACTTCGATCCAATCGGGTGAGATTTGGATTCAAGATGAGGAAATGTCCGCCATGACTAAAAGTCAAAGAGATGCCTTTCGAGGGAAGCACATCGGCTTTATCTTTCAGCAAGCCTCCTTTATTCAATCCTTGAATGTTTTGGAAAATGTGATGGCTGCCCAGTATTTCGGTGCCAAGAAAGTAAATACATCTTTTGCCATGGATCTCTTGACGGAATTGGGGATTGACAAATACGCCAAAAAGAAAACCAACGAACTCAGTGGTGGGGAGCGTCAGCGCTTAGCCATTGCCAGAGCTATGTCTACCTCGCCCGATATAGTTCTAGCCGATGAGCCAACTTCAAGCCTCGACGATGTGAATGCCATGAAAGTCTTGGACTTATTGGTCAATGAAGCCGAAAAAAATGGAGCCACTTTGGTCATCGTGACCCATGATAATCGACTCAAGCCCAAATTTGAAAACCAAGTGGAACTATGA